The Rhizobium leguminosarum genome includes a region encoding these proteins:
- a CDS encoding IS1182 family transposase, which produces MMVGDELFEGLPVHEARRSAQVAGGAARMREPVRDQIELRVVDIDSLIGQDHAVRVIWSYVEGLDLSGLEDRIKAREHRPGHPPISPRLLLALWLYASSDGVGSARALERLCGSHDVYRWLCGGVSVNYHTLADFRVGCADLLDRLLCEHLAALANAGLVALDSLAQDGVRVRASAGAASFSRKATLDRHLSIAEAVVDQLKQEVDARSDASNRRIKAAKQRAARERGERVRAAQAALEEIEHRRQAREEKRGNGKKPKEPRASSTDAQARVMKMADGGFRPGYNVQVASAAGEQLVVGLEVTNAGSDRGLMRPMLERLGALSGHLPRRYLADGGFCSAEDIEWAHAEGVEVFCPPTQSKHGTDPFLPRHGDGPGVPAWRARMASEMGKAQYKPRSICECIHARWRNWNLRQLPVRGIEKVRAVVLCYALTNNILQGHRLANG; this is translated from the coding sequence ATGATGGTGGGCGACGAGCTGTTCGAAGGATTGCCGGTGCATGAGGCGCGGCGAAGTGCTCAGGTGGCGGGCGGTGCGGCGCGCATGCGCGAGCCGGTGCGCGATCAGATCGAGTTGCGTGTGGTGGATATCGACAGCTTGATCGGCCAGGATCACGCGGTGCGCGTCATTTGGAGCTATGTCGAGGGACTGGATCTGAGCGGGCTCGAAGATCGGATCAAGGCGCGTGAGCACAGGCCGGGCCATCCACCGATTTCACCACGGCTTTTGCTGGCGCTGTGGCTCTATGCCAGCAGCGACGGCGTCGGCAGCGCGCGGGCGCTGGAACGGCTGTGCGGGAGCCACGACGTTTATCGCTGGCTGTGCGGCGGTGTCTCGGTGAACTATCACACGCTGGCGGATTTTCGGGTTGGTTGCGCCGATCTGCTCGACCGGCTGCTTTGCGAGCATCTGGCGGCGCTTGCCAATGCCGGGCTCGTCGCTCTCGATAGTCTGGCGCAGGATGGCGTGCGGGTACGGGCGAGCGCGGGCGCCGCCTCGTTCAGCCGCAAGGCGACGCTCGATCGGCATCTTTCGATTGCCGAGGCCGTTGTGGATCAGCTCAAGCAGGAGGTTGATGCGCGTTCGGATGCCAGCAATCGGCGCATCAAGGCGGCCAAGCAACGAGCGGCGCGCGAGCGTGGCGAGCGGGTCAGAGCAGCCCAGGCCGCGCTTGAAGAGATCGAGCACCGGCGCCAGGCACGCGAAGAAAAGCGTGGCAATGGCAAAAAGCCGAAGGAGCCGCGCGCCTCCAGCACGGATGCACAGGCGCGGGTGATGAAGATGGCCGACGGCGGCTTCCGTCCAGGTTATAATGTGCAGGTTGCGAGCGCGGCCGGTGAGCAGCTCGTGGTCGGGCTCGAGGTGACCAATGCCGGTTCCGATCGCGGCCTCATGCGGCCGATGCTGGAGCGGTTGGGCGCGCTGAGCGGCCATCTGCCGCGGCGCTATCTCGCCGATGGCGGCTTTTGCAGCGCTGAAGATATCGAGTGGGCGCACGCCGAAGGGGTTGAGGTCTTTTGTCCGCCCACTCAGTCCAAGCACGGAACCGATCCCTTCTTGCCGCGGCACGGCGACGGTCCGGGTGTGCCAGCCTGGCGGGCTCGCATGGCAAGCGAGATGGGCAAGGCTCAGTACAAACCCCGCTCGATCTGCGAATGCATCCATGCCCGCTGGCGCAACTGGAACCTGCGACAATTGCCGGTGCGCGGCATCGAAAAGGTCCGTGCCGTCGTGCTCTGCTACGCACTCACCAACAATATCTTGCAAGGCCATCGGCTTGCCAACGGCTAA
- a CDS encoding SDR family oxidoreductase has product MTLLNDKIAIITGASSGIGRAAAKLFAREGAKLVVTGRRQDALDAVITEIEAEGGQAVAISGDVRDEALQARLVETAVSRFGRLDIAFNNAGILGEMGPVAGLSLEGWRETIETNLTAAFLGAKYQSAVMGKGGGSLIFTSTFVGHTVGMPGMAAYAASKAGLIGFVQVLAAELGAQKIRVNALLPGGTDTPASITNAPDATPEVLAFVEGLHALKRMAQPEEIANAALFLASDMSSFVTGTAMLADGGVSISRT; this is encoded by the coding sequence ATGACACTTCTCAACGACAAGATCGCAATCATCACCGGCGCAAGCTCCGGCATCGGCCGCGCGGCGGCGAAACTCTTTGCGCGGGAAGGCGCCAAGCTTGTGGTCACCGGCCGGCGGCAGGACGCGCTCGATGCCGTCATCACAGAAATCGAGGCGGAGGGCGGACAGGCCGTCGCCATATCAGGCGATGTCAGGGACGAGGCGCTGCAGGCAAGGCTCGTCGAGACGGCAGTCTCGCGCTTCGGCAGGCTCGACATCGCCTTCAACAATGCCGGCATCCTCGGTGAGATGGGGCCGGTCGCCGGGCTGTCGCTGGAGGGCTGGCGCGAGACGATCGAGACCAATCTCACCGCCGCGTTCCTCGGCGCCAAGTACCAGTCGGCGGTGATGGGAAAAGGCGGCGGATCGCTGATCTTCACCTCGACTTTCGTCGGCCACACTGTCGGCATGCCTGGCATGGCCGCCTATGCGGCGAGCAAGGCGGGGTTGATCGGTTTCGTGCAGGTGCTCGCCGCTGAACTCGGAGCGCAGAAGATCCGCGTCAACGCACTGCTTCCCGGCGGCACCGACACACCCGCCAGCATTACCAACGCGCCTGATGCCACGCCGGAGGTGCTCGCCTTCGTCGAGGGATTGCATGCGCTGAAACGCATGGCGCAACCCGAAGAGATCGCCAATGCGGCGCTTTTCCTCGCCTCCGACATGTCGAGCTTCGTGACCGGCACGGCGATGCTGGCGGATGGTGGGGTTTCGATCAGCCGGACATAG
- a CDS encoding DMT family transporter codes for MPRSCNTEGAIYMSLAMAGFSASDALSKSVIAYMNAGEIMFLRGLFTSLLVYLIAWRMGALRSWRIVLEPMIIFRIICEALAAVTYITALGMMPIANASAILQSLPLVVTFGAALFFGEPVGWRRWSAIVVGLIGVMIIIRPGPEGFTAAALLCVAAVLTTAGRDLATRSISPEIPSLMITVITAISASFFGALLIPVLGGWQPVSANALGHLVLASVLVLIGYQSVILAMRTGEISFVAPFRYTSLIFSSLLGFIFFAEVPDNWTLLGAAIVIASGLYTFYREAKRRVSPIAQESAPRAPV; via the coding sequence ATGCCGCGGTCATGCAATACTGAGGGCGCCATCTATATGAGCTTGGCGATGGCCGGCTTTTCCGCAAGCGACGCTCTGTCCAAATCGGTGATCGCCTATATGAACGCCGGCGAGATCATGTTCCTGCGCGGCCTCTTCACCAGCCTGCTCGTCTATCTGATCGCCTGGAGAATGGGCGCGCTGCGTTCCTGGCGCATCGTGCTGGAGCCGATGATCATCTTCAGGATCATCTGCGAGGCGCTCGCCGCCGTCACCTATATCACCGCGCTCGGCATGATGCCGATCGCCAACGCCTCGGCGATCCTGCAATCGCTGCCGTTGGTCGTCACCTTCGGCGCTGCCCTCTTCTTTGGCGAGCCGGTCGGTTGGCGGCGCTGGTCGGCCATCGTCGTCGGCCTCATCGGCGTGATGATCATCATCCGCCCCGGCCCTGAGGGATTCACCGCCGCCGCCCTCCTCTGCGTCGCCGCGGTGCTGACGACGGCCGGCCGCGATCTCGCCACCCGGAGCATCAGTCCGGAGATTCCCTCGCTGATGATAACCGTCATCACCGCCATATCAGCCTCCTTCTTCGGCGCGCTCCTCATCCCGGTGCTCGGCGGCTGGCAGCCGGTCAGCGCTAACGCGCTTGGGCATCTCGTGCTCGCCTCTGTGCTGGTGCTCATCGGCTACCAATCGGTCATCCTCGCCATGCGCACCGGCGAAATCTCCTTCGTCGCGCCGTTCCGCTATACCAGCCTGATCTTCTCCTCTCTGCTCGGCTTCATCTTCTTCGCCGAAGTGCCTGACAACTGGACGCTCTTGGGGGCTGCGATCGTCATCGCCTCCGGCCTCTATACGTTCTATCGTGAGGCCAAGCGCCGTGTATCGCCGATCGCGCAGGAATCCGCGCCGCGCGCGCCGGTTTGA
- the mobA gene encoding molybdenum cofactor guanylyltransferase MobA, giving the protein MAEFSLDKSHIAGVVLAGGRSQRMGRDKAGVMLGAESLLRHVLTRLSQQTLLVAVNAETAAEDVPVVPDRFPGKAGPMAGIHAAMVYAAGLPSITHVVTVSVDCPFFPADLVARLAAAVEHPSQIAIAASEGRSHPVFGLWPVTLAADLEAWIAIDEKRRVRDFLLRHDVTEVAFPLHPTRASLLDPFFNINTPDDLVEAERWLEALRA; this is encoded by the coding sequence ATGGCTGAATTCTCCTTGGATAAATCTCATATAGCAGGCGTCGTCCTGGCCGGCGGACGTTCGCAGCGCATGGGCCGCGACAAGGCGGGCGTGATGCTCGGAGCCGAGAGCCTGCTCCGCCATGTGCTGACCCGCCTCTCGCAACAGACCTTGCTCGTTGCCGTCAATGCAGAAACCGCCGCCGAGGACGTGCCTGTCGTTCCCGACCGTTTTCCCGGAAAGGCCGGACCGATGGCCGGCATCCATGCGGCCATGGTTTATGCCGCCGGCCTTCCCTCGATCACCCACGTCGTCACGGTCTCGGTGGATTGCCCGTTCTTCCCGGCCGATCTCGTCGCCCGGCTGGCGGCAGCGGTCGAGCACCCGTCGCAGATCGCCATTGCCGCCTCCGAGGGCCGCAGCCATCCCGTCTTCGGGCTTTGGCCGGTGACGCTGGCCGCCGATCTCGAAGCCTGGATCGCCATCGACGAGAAGCGCCGCGTGCGCGACTTCCTGTTACGGCATGACGTTACGGAAGTGGCGTTCCCGCTGCATCCGACCCGCGCCAGCCTGCTCGATCCCTTCTTCAACATCAACACGCCTGATGATCTCGTCGAGGCGGAACGCTGGCTGGAGGCCCTCCGCGCATGA
- the mobB gene encoding molybdopterin-guanine dinucleotide biosynthesis protein B, protein MTAPKIFGIAGWKNSGKTGLAVRLVTEFTRRGYKISTIKHAHHDFDIDKVGADSYRHRQAGAHEVTIVSGTRYAIMHELRGAPEPEFEEILARLAPCDLVLIEGYKREPIPKIEARRLEAANREPLAPSDPHICAIAADHTVTDTALPVFDLDDTGAIADFIADIVGLGEVRQ, encoded by the coding sequence ATGACCGCACCGAAAATCTTCGGCATCGCCGGCTGGAAGAACTCGGGCAAGACGGGGCTCGCCGTCCGGCTGGTGACGGAATTCACCCGCCGCGGCTATAAGATCTCGACGATCAAGCACGCCCATCATGATTTCGACATCGACAAGGTCGGGGCCGACAGCTACCGCCATCGCCAGGCTGGCGCCCATGAGGTCACCATCGTCTCCGGCACCCGCTACGCCATCATGCACGAGCTGCGCGGTGCCCCGGAACCTGAATTCGAGGAGATCCTCGCCCGTCTCGCGCCCTGCGATCTCGTGCTGATCGAAGGTTACAAACGCGAACCGATCCCGAAGATAGAGGCCCGCCGCCTGGAGGCCGCCAATCGTGAACCGTTGGCGCCGAGCGATCCCCATATCTGCGCCATCGCCGCCGATCATACCGTCACGGATACGGCCCTGCCGGTCTTCGATCTGGACGACACAGGCGCCATCGCCGATTTCATCGCTGACATCGTCGGCCTTGGAGAGGTTCGGCAGTAA
- a CDS encoding LysR family transcriptional regulator, producing MPRPAVNDLIAFLAVARAQSFTKAAGKLGVSQSALSHTIRGLEERLGLRLLTRTTRSVSPTEAGERLLVSIGPRLDEIESELAALSAFREKPAGTIRINAGEHAANAVLWPALEKLLPDYPDINVEIIVDYGLTDIVAERYDAGVRLGEQVAKDMIAVRIGPDMRMAVVGAPTYFDTRPKPLTPQDLTDHNCINLRLPTYGSVYAWEFEKGGRELRVRVEGQLVFNNIALRLNAVLAGLGLAYMPEDLVEAHLAEGRLVRVLEDWCLPFSGYHLYYPSRRHTSPAFALVVDALRYRG from the coding sequence ATGCCGCGCCCTGCCGTCAACGACCTCATCGCCTTCCTCGCCGTTGCACGCGCACAGAGCTTCACAAAGGCGGCGGGCAAGCTGGGTGTGTCACAATCGGCGCTCAGCCATACCATCCGAGGGCTCGAGGAGCGGCTTGGACTGCGATTGCTGACACGCACGACGCGCAGCGTCTCGCCGACGGAGGCCGGCGAACGCCTGCTCGTCTCCATCGGGCCGCGGCTCGACGAGATCGAGAGCGAGCTGGCTGCCTTGAGCGCCTTCCGGGAGAAGCCGGCAGGCACCATCCGCATCAATGCCGGCGAGCATGCGGCCAATGCCGTCCTCTGGCCCGCCTTGGAAAAGCTGCTGCCTGATTATCCTGATATCAATGTCGAGATCATCGTCGACTACGGTCTGACTGACATCGTCGCCGAGCGTTATGATGCCGGGGTGCGGCTTGGAGAACAGGTGGCGAAAGACATGATCGCGGTGCGCATCGGCCCCGACATGCGCATGGCCGTGGTCGGCGCTCCCACCTATTTCGACACCAGGCCGAAGCCGCTGACGCCGCAGGACCTTACGGATCACAATTGCATCAATCTGCGCCTGCCAACCTATGGCAGCGTTTATGCATGGGAGTTCGAGAAGGGCGGGCGCGAGCTCAGGGTTCGGGTCGAAGGACAGTTGGTCTTCAACAATATAGCCCTGCGGCTGAACGCAGTGCTGGCTGGTCTTGGGCTGGCCTATATGCCGGAGGACTTGGTCGAGGCACATCTTGCCGAAGGGCGGCTGGTGCGCGTCCTCGAGGATTGGTGTCTGCCGTTTTCCGGCTACCATCTCTACTATCCGAGCCGCAGGCATACATCGCCGGCATTCGCCCTCGTCGTCGATGCACTTCGCTATCGAGGATAG